Proteins found in one Cricetulus griseus strain 17A/GY chromosome X, alternate assembly CriGri-PICRH-1.0, whole genome shotgun sequence genomic segment:
- the LOC100766137 gene encoding protein BEX2-like: MESKDQDVKNLDMENDHQEKEEKEEKPQDANKRELPVTLPFEAGRFRVPKGSRRRLRVRQPIVHYRWDLMYRVAEPQARMRDENMERLGEDVRHLMEKLRERQQSHTLRAVSTDPPHHDHHDEFCLMP, encoded by the coding sequence ATGGAATCCAAAGATCAAGACGTGAAAAATCTCGACATGGAAAATGACCAtcaggaaaaggaggaaaaggaagaaaagccgCAAGATGCTAACAAAAGGGAGCTGCCGGTGACCCTGCCTTTTGAAGCAGGGCGCTTCCGTGTGCCTAAGGGAAGTCGCAGGCGGCTCCGCGTTAGGCAGCCCATCGTGCACTATAGATGGGACCTGATGTATAGGGTTGCAGAGCCCCAGGCAAGGATGAGAGATGAGAACATGGAGAGGCTTGGGGAGGATGTGAGACACCTCATGGAGAAGCTGAGGGAGAGGCAGCAGAGCCATACTCTGCGGGCAGTTAGCACTGACCCCCCTCACCATGACCACCATGATGAGTTTTGCCTTATGCCCTGA